The nucleotide window GGTGGACAAATCAAGCCCAGGCTCAGACCTGGTGTGTGACGTGCCCGTCGACGATGGTCGCCGTCACCGGGAGGTTGCGCAGGTCGGCCGGGGACAGCGCCGCCGGGTCCGTTGCCGTCACCATCAGGTCCGCGACGTCCCCCACCGCCACGCGGCGGCGGCCCCCCGACGACGCCGCCAGTGCGTCCGCGAACGAGATCGCCTGCTCCGGGTGCCACGGCGGGCGGTCGTCGTCCGTGCGGGAGATCGCCGACGCGATTCCGTCCCACGGGTCCAGGGGCGCCACCGGGGCGTCCGAACCGAATTCCAGGCGGGCTCCCGACTCCAGCAGCGACCGGTAGGGGAACGCCCGCGAAGTCCGGCCGTGCCAGTGGCGGTCCGCGACGTCGCGGTCGTCCGGCTGGTGCGCCGGCTGGACCGCCGCGATCACGCCCAGCGCCGCGAACCTCGGGACGTCCTCGGCCGACAGCAGCTGCGCGTGTTCGATGCGCCCGGGGCAGCCGACCTCCTCGAACGCGTCCAGGGCGATCGTGTTCGCGCGGTCGCCGATCGCGTGGACCGCCGGGATCAGCCCGTGGTCGAAAGCCCGGCGCATCAGGGGAATCAGCTCGGAAGGCGGCAGTTCCAGCAGGCCGGGCGAATCCACGCCGGGGTACGGGTCGTGGCAGTAGGCCGTGCGGGTGTTGAGGGAGCCGTCCACGAAGAGCTTGAACGGCCCCACCGTCAGCAGCCCGCCGGAGTCCGGCAGGACGTCGCCCGTGCGGTGGCCGCGCTCGATGGTCTGGTCCAGGAGGTGCTTGGCGACGACGCACGAGATCCGGGTCGCCGGCGCGCCCCGGCGGGTCCAGTCCGCCACCGTGTCCGCGTACTCGTAGTCGACGATCTGGGTGACACCCCGCGCGGCCGCCGCGGAAACCGCTTCCGCCACCCACCGGTCCTGGACGTCGATCGCCGCCGTCGGGAGCTGGGCCGTCGCGCTCATGCAGTCGCCCTCCAGCAGGACGCCGGTCGGGTGGTCGCGGCCGATCAGCTTCAGCGCCGCCGGGCTGAGCCACAGCGTGTGCAGGTCCGCGCTGAACAACGCGACCGCGCGGCCGGGCAGCGCCCGCTGCAGCAGGTCCTTGTGCGGCTTGTCCGGCCACAGCCCGTCGCGGAACCCGGCGCCCACGACGAGTTCCGTCTGCGGTGCCGGGGTCGCCAGCAGGTGGGCGAGCAGCAGTTCGATCGCCTCGCCGGCCGAGCGGGCCGCGTCCAGCGGGATGCGCCGCCGGAACGTGGCCCACTGCACCACGTGGACGTGCGCGTCGGCCAGGCCGGGCAGCAGTGTCCCGCCGTGCCCGTCGACCACGCGCGCCGCGAACCCCGCGGAGCCCGGTTCGG belongs to Amycolatopsis tolypomycina and includes:
- a CDS encoding amidohydrolase; translated protein: MDDLLLRRVRPGLGGELADVRVNDGRVTSITEPGSAGFAARVVDGHGGTLLPGLADAHVHVVQWATFRRRIPLDAARSAGEAIELLLAHLLATPAPQTELVVGAGFRDGLWPDKPHKDLLQRALPGRAVALFSADLHTLWLSPAALKLIGRDHPTGVLLEGDCMSATAQLPTAAIDVQDRWVAEAVSAAAARGVTQIVDYEYADTVADWTRRGAPATRISCVVAKHLLDQTIERGHRTGDVLPDSGGLLTVGPFKLFVDGSLNTRTAYCHDPYPGVDSPGLLELPPSELIPLMRRAFDHGLIPAVHAIGDRANTIALDAFEEVGCPGRIEHAQLLSAEDVPRFAALGVIAAVQPAHQPDDRDVADRHWHGRTSRAFPYRSLLESGARLEFGSDAPVAPLDPWDGIASAISRTDDDRPPWHPEQAISFADALAASSGGRRRVAVGDVADLMVTATDPAALSPADLRNLPVTATIVDGHVTHQV